One Gadus chalcogrammus isolate NIFS_2021 chromosome 4, NIFS_Gcha_1.0, whole genome shotgun sequence DNA segment encodes these proteins:
- the pnpla3 gene encoding patatin-like phospholipase domain containing 3 produces MPRSLMFDLSEGWNLSFAGCGFLGIYHIGVASCLLEKAPHLVQGASNIYGASAGALTAAVLASQASLIQCCEDVISVAKEARKRNLGPLHPSFNLVKVLKAGLERDLPADAHLRVAGRLSVSLTRVADGENVLVSDFNSKEELIQALVCSCFIPIYCGIIPPFFRGVRYVDGGISDNLPQSELKNTISVSPFSGESDICPRDKSSSFHELRFTNTSIQMNLGNAYRLSRALFPPEPKVLAETCQSGYQDALRFLENHNLLTVERPSAGPAPSDATPPCCCDNDETRSEWVLRRLRLLQKQHWWLDKKMILPTPIKKVFCEACQSNPGIYAQVSEMLPVRVASFMLLPYTLPVHSALSVAQR; encoded by the exons ATGCCTCGCAGTCTGATGTTCGACCTGTCCGAGGGATGGAATTTGTCCTTCGCCGGCTGCGGCTTTCTGGGGATCTACCACATCGGCGTGGCCAGCTGTCTGCTGGAGAAGGCCCCTCACCTGGTCCAGGGAGCCTCCAACATCTACGGGGCCTCGGCGGGGGCCCTGACCGCCGCGGTGCTCGCCAGCCAGGCGTCCCTTA TCCAATGCTGTGAGGACGTGATCAGCGTGGCCAAGGAGGCCCGCAAGAGGAACCTGGGGCCACTGCACCCCTCCTTCAACCTGGTGAAGGTGCTGAAGGCCGGCCTGGAGCGGGACCTCCCGGCCGACGCCCACCTGCGGGTGGCGGGCCGCCTCAGCGTCTCCCTGACCCGCGTGGCCGACGGCGAGAACGTCCTGGTGTCGGACTTCAACTCCAAGGAGGAGCTTATCCAG GCGTTGGTGTGCAGCTGTTTCATCCCCATCTACTGTGGCATCATCCCCCCCTTCTTCAGAGGAGTG cgctaCGTGGACGGGGGCATCAGCGACAACCTGCCCCAGTCGGAGCTGAAGAACACCATCAGCGTCTCCCCGTTCTCCGGCGAGAGCGATATCTGCCCGCGGGACAAGTCCAGCAGCTTCCACGAGCTGCGCTTCACCAACACCAGCATCCAGATGAACCTGGGCAACGCCTACCGGCTCAGCCGCGCCCTCTTCCCCCCCGAACCCAAG GTCTTGGCTGAAACGTGTCAGAGTGGCTACCAAGACGCCCTGCGTTTCCTCGAGAACCACA ACCTGCTCACTGTGGAGCGGCCGAgcgcaggccccgccccctccgatGCCACGCCCCCCTGCTGCTGTGACAACGATGAGACCAGGAGTGAGTGGGTGCTGCGCAGGCTCCGCCTCCTTCAGAAGCAGCACTGGTGGTTGGACAAAAAGATGATCCTGCCCACGCCAATCAAGAAAG TGTTCTGTGAGGCCTGCCAGTCCAACCCAGGGATCTACGCCCAGGTGTCGGAGATGCTCCCGGTCCGAGTGGCGTCCTTCATGCTGCTTCCCTACACCCTCCCGGTTCACTCTGCCCTGTCCGTCGCCCAGCGGTGA
- the LOC130380477 gene encoding uncharacterized protein LOC130380477, with amino-acid sequence MLFVGLAANLPLAWLFIKDHKNLSPAKVVGVNLLVMQLLHILVAPFGIAIRFFRENDTLANGNYPSRVVEEGPYILVVTGCPMLLAVMCLERYGAVARPLVYLRARKWGYKIAVSAAVWTVTLIFILTTVRRGFEKIALPMSVLVLVLLMVMLYCLVGLAWSLGQQGPAHPSALPQKRRALKNVLLVIVQAVFAYLPVCFLPPLLASRREDRVWCNMVLAIFSSPYIGVCIGPMFYYAKFKQVLCGRGGGAGGCR; translated from the exons ATGCTGTTCGTGGGACTAGCAGCTAACCTGCCGTTAGCCTGGCTCTTCATTAAGGACCACAAAAATCTGTCTCCCGCTAAG GTTGTAGGTGTGAACCTGCTGGTGATGCAGCTCCTCCACATCTTGGTGGCGCCCTTTGGCATCGCCATTCGCTTTTTTCGCGAGAACGACACGCTGGCAAACG GAAATTACCCTTCCCGGGTGGTCGAGGAGGGGCCGTACATCCTGGTTGTGACGGGCTGCCCCATGCTGCTGGCCGTCATGTGCTTGGAGCGCTACGGGGCCGTGGCCCGGCCCCTGGTGTACCTGAGAGCCCGCAAGTGGGGGTACAAGATCGCCGTCTCGGCCGCTGTCTGGACCGTCACGCTCATCTTCATCCTGACGACAG TCCGAAGGGGTTTTGAAAAAATCGCATTGCCCATGTCTGtgctcgtcctcgtcctcctcatgGTCATGCTCTACTGCCTGGTGGGTCTGGCCTGGTCGCTGGGGCAAcagggccccgcccaccccagcGCCCTGCCGCAGAAGAGGCGGGCCCTGAAGAACGTCCTGCTGGTCATCGTGCAGGCCGTCTTCGCCTACCTGCCCGTCTGCTTCCTGCCACCCTTGTTGGCGTCCAGAAGGGAAGACCGTGTCTGGTGCAACATGGTGCTGGCGATCTTCTCCTCTCCGTACATCGGCGTCTGCATCGGGCCAATGTTCTACTATGCCAAGTTCAAACAAGTGCTCtgcgggcgggggggtggggctggcgGGTGcaggtag